A single window of Apodemus sylvaticus chromosome 4, mApoSyl1.1, whole genome shotgun sequence DNA harbors:
- the Neurog2 gene encoding neurogenin-2 yields MFVKSETLELKEEEEVLMLLGSASPASATLTPMSSSADEEEDEELRRPGAARGQRGAEAGQGVQGSSASGAGGCRPGRLLGLVHECKRRPSRARAVSRGAKTAETVQRIKKTRRLKANNRERNRMHNLNAALDALREVLPTFPEDAKLTKIETLRFAHNYIWALTETLRLADHCAGGGGGGLQGALFSETVLLSPGAALGASGDSPSPSSSWSCTNSPASSSNSTSPYSCTLSPASPGSDVDYWQPPPPEKHRYAPHLPLARDCI; encoded by the coding sequence ATGTTCGTCAAATCCGAGACTCTGGAgttgaaggaggaagaggaggtactGATGCTGCTGGGCTCCGCTTCCCCGGCCTCGGCGACCCTGACCCCGATGTCCTCCAGCgcggacgaggaggaggacgaggagctGCGCCGGCCAGGCGCCGCGCGTGGGCAGCGTGGGGCGGAAGCCGGGCAGGGGGTGCAGGGCAGTTCGGCGTCGGGTGCCGGGGGTTGCCGGCCAGGGCGGTTGCTGGGCCTGGTGCACGAGTGCAAGCGTCGCCCCTCGCGCGCACGAGCCGTCTCCCGAGGCGCCAAGACCGCGGAGACCGTGCAGCGCATCAAGAAGACCCGCAGGCTCAAGGCCAACAACCGCGAGCGCAACCGCATGCACAACCTAAACGCGGCGCTGGACGCGCTGCGCGAGGTGCTGCCCACCTTCCCCGAGGACGCCAAGCTCACGAAGATCGAGACGCTCCGCTTCGCCCACAACTACATCTGGGCGCTCACCGAGACCCTGCGCCTGGCGGACCACtgcgcgggcggcggcggcggcggcctcCAGGGGGCGCTCTTCTCCGAGACGGTGCTGCTGAGCCCTGGAGCGGCGCTCGGCGCCAGCGGGGACAGCCCTTCGCCATCCTCCTCCTGGAGCTGCACCAACAGCCCCGCGTCGTCCTCCAACTCCACGTCCCCATACAGCTGCACTTTATCGCCCGCTAGCCCCGGGTCAGACGTGGACTACTGGCAGCCGCCACCTCCGGAGAAACACCGTTATGCACCTCACTTGCCCCTCGCCAGGGACTGTATCTAG